A genomic region of Bosea sp. 124 contains the following coding sequences:
- the pal gene encoding peptidoglycan-associated lipoprotein Pal: MFATLFAGGRAVRFAAAIAASLALGACANNQNADAGFGAGGAATPGSAQDFVVNVGDRVFFETDSTDLTPTAVATLDKQSAWLQRYPRYTFVVEGHADERGTREYNFSLSARRAQTVRDYLSSRGIQGNRMRIVSYGKERPVAVCNDISCWSQNRRVVTVLDGAAAGGGV; this comes from the coding sequence ATGTTCGCAACCCTTTTCGCTGGCGGCCGCGCCGTCCGTTTCGCCGCTGCCATCGCCGCCTCGCTGGCGCTCGGCGCCTGCGCCAACAACCAGAACGCCGATGCAGGCTTCGGTGCCGGTGGTGCCGCGACGCCCGGCAGCGCACAGGACTTCGTCGTCAATGTCGGTGATCGCGTCTTCTTCGAGACCGACTCGACCGACCTGACCCCGACGGCTGTCGCGACGCTCGACAAGCAGTCGGCCTGGCTGCAGCGCTACCCGCGCTACACCTTCGTCGTCGAAGGCCATGCCGACGAGCGCGGCACCCGCGAATACAACTTCTCGCTCTCGGCGCGCCGCGCCCAGACCGTGCGCGACTATCTGTCGTCGCGCGGCATCCAGGGCAACCGCATGCGGATCGTCTCCTACGGCAAGGAGCGCCCGGTCGCGGTCTGCAACGACATCTCGTGCTGGTCGCAGAACCGCCGCGTCGTGACGGTGCTCGATGGTGCGGCTGCCGGGGGCGGCGTCTGA
- the ftsH gene encoding ATP-dependent zinc metalloprotease FtsH → MNPNFRNFALWVVIFLLVLALVTLFQSPSQRASTNEIPYSQLINESEAGRISNVVVAGQEISGTFSDGRSFVTYAPYGDPQLLKTLAQKGVQVSARAPAEGTPWFMALLVNSLPFVIFIGLWIFMSRQMQNGAGRAMGFGKSKAKLLTEAHGRVTFEDVAGIDEAKEDLQEIVEFLRDPQKFQRLGGRIPRGVLLVGPPGTGKTLTARAVAGEANVPFFTISGSDFVEMFVGVGASRVRDMFEQAKKNSPCIIFIDEIDAVGRHRGAGLGGGNDEREQTLNQLLVEMDGFEPNEGVIIIAATNRPDVLDPALLRPGRFDRQIVVPNPDVAGREKILKVHVRKVPMAPDVDLRILARGTPGFSGADLMNLVNEAALLAARRGKRMVTHAEFEDAKDKVMMGAERKSMAMSEEEKKLTAYHEAGHAIVGLYVPAGIPVHKATIIPRGRALGMVKFLPEGDRYSMKYKEFTSQLAVAMGGRVAEEMTFGRENVTSGATGDIQQATKMAKAMVTQMGYSDELGMVAYGDNQEEVFLGMSMGRSQSVSESTAQKIDAEVKKLVDTGYQDAKKILTDNHEQFVAVAEALLEFETLTGEEIRDLIAGKRPSRDLDDTPSAPRGSAVPSAGKGRKRGEPDAGLEPQPQA, encoded by the coding sequence ATGAATCCGAATTTCCGCAATTTCGCCCTCTGGGTGGTGATCTTCCTGCTGGTGCTGGCGCTCGTCACGCTGTTCCAGAGCCCGAGCCAGCGCGCCAGCACGAACGAGATTCCCTACAGCCAGCTCATCAACGAGTCCGAGGCCGGGCGCATCTCGAACGTCGTCGTGGCGGGGCAGGAGATTTCCGGCACCTTCTCGGATGGCCGCAGCTTCGTGACCTATGCGCCCTATGGCGATCCGCAGTTGCTGAAGACGCTGGCCCAGAAGGGCGTGCAGGTTTCGGCCCGCGCTCCGGCCGAGGGCACGCCCTGGTTCATGGCACTGCTGGTCAATTCGCTGCCTTTCGTCATCTTCATCGGCCTGTGGATCTTCATGTCCCGGCAGATGCAGAACGGTGCCGGCCGCGCGATGGGCTTCGGCAAGTCCAAGGCCAAGCTCCTGACCGAGGCGCATGGTCGCGTCACCTTCGAGGACGTCGCGGGCATCGACGAGGCCAAGGAAGACCTCCAGGAGATCGTCGAGTTCCTGCGCGACCCGCAGAAATTCCAGCGGCTGGGCGGGCGTATCCCGCGCGGCGTACTGCTGGTCGGCCCTCCGGGCACCGGCAAGACCCTGACGGCGCGTGCCGTTGCGGGCGAGGCCAACGTGCCGTTCTTCACCATCTCGGGTTCGGATTTCGTCGAAATGTTCGTCGGCGTCGGCGCCAGCCGTGTGCGCGACATGTTCGAGCAGGCCAAGAAGAACTCGCCCTGCATCATCTTCATCGACGAAATCGACGCCGTCGGTCGTCATCGCGGTGCCGGTCTCGGCGGCGGCAATGACGAGCGCGAGCAGACGCTGAACCAGCTCCTCGTCGAGATGGACGGCTTCGAGCCGAACGAGGGCGTGATCATCATCGCCGCGACCAACCGGCCGGACGTGCTCGATCCCGCGCTGCTGCGCCCGGGCCGCTTCGACCGCCAGATCGTTGTGCCGAATCCCGATGTCGCCGGGCGCGAGAAGATTCTCAAGGTCCATGTCCGCAAGGTGCCGATGGCGCCGGATGTCGATCTGCGCATCCTCGCCCGCGGCACGCCCGGCTTCTCCGGCGCCGATCTGATGAACCTCGTCAACGAGGCGGCGCTTCTGGCGGCCCGCCGCGGCAAGCGCATGGTCACCCATGCCGAGTTCGAGGATGCCAAGGACAAGGTCATGATGGGCGCCGAGCGCAAATCCATGGCGATGTCCGAGGAGGAGAAGAAGCTCACTGCCTATCACGAGGCCGGCCACGCGATCGTCGGCCTGTATGTTCCGGCCGGCATCCCGGTGCACAAGGCGACGATCATTCCGCGCGGCCGCGCGCTCGGCATGGTCAAGTTCCTGCCGGAAGGCGACCGCTACTCGATGAAATACAAGGAGTTCACCTCGCAGCTCGCGGTCGCCATGGGCGGACGTGTCGCGGAGGAGATGACCTTCGGCCGCGAGAACGTGACCTCGGGCGCGACCGGCGACATCCAGCAGGCGACCAAGATGGCCAAGGCCATGGTCACCCAGATGGGCTATTCCGACGAACTCGGCATGGTGGCCTATGGCGACAACCAGGAGGAGGTCTTCCTCGGCATGTCTATGGGCCGCAGCCAGAGCGTCTCCGAATCCACGGCGCAGAAGATCGATGCCGAGGTCAAGAAGCTGGTCGATACCGGCTATCAGGACGCCAAGAAGATCCTCACCGACAATCACGAGCAGTTCGTGGCGGTCGCCGAGGCCCTGCTCGAGTTCGAGACGCTGACCGGCGAGGAAATTCGCGATCTGATCGCCGGCAAGCGCCCCTCGCGCGATCTCGACGATACGCCGTCCGCGCCGCGTGGTTCTGCCGTGCCGAGCGCCGGCAAGGGCCGCAAGCGTGGCGAGCCCGATGCCGGGCTGGAGCCGCAGCCGCAGGCCTGA
- the tilS gene encoding tRNA lysidine(34) synthetase TilS, with translation MSAVPQTSSDHPPLGSREAAALFAGLARKARLLVAVSGGPDSVALLALLAEWAREPGRPALHAATVDHGLRAASADEAEGVALLCGRLGVPHSILLWEGRKPVAGLQERARAARYGLLAREAERIGGAVLVSAHTQDDQAETLLMRMAHGSGPGGLAAMRERADKGGLMLVRPLLGMPKARLVATAGALGLPFVIDPSNGDRRFERVRWRALMPGLAEEGLSAERLALLARRIARLDEAVALRAQALLPVLLLPAGPAPVLRLQFKALLAEPEEIALRVVALALKEVAGESGAALRLERLEACVETLCEAARNGAPAARTLSGCVVALGSDGVLTLRREGPRRRGVHPATS, from the coding sequence TTGAGCGCGGTCCCACAGACCTCCAGCGATCATCCGCCGCTCGGCAGCCGGGAGGCCGCCGCGCTGTTTGCCGGCCTCGCCCGCAAGGCGAGGCTGCTCGTCGCCGTTTCCGGTGGACCGGATTCGGTTGCCCTGCTGGCGCTGCTCGCCGAATGGGCACGGGAGCCGGGCCGGCCGGCGCTGCATGCCGCGACTGTCGATCACGGGCTGCGCGCGGCCTCCGCCGACGAGGCTGAGGGCGTTGCGCTCTTGTGCGGCAGGTTGGGAGTCCCCCATAGCATCCTGCTCTGGGAGGGCCGCAAGCCGGTGGCCGGCCTGCAGGAGCGGGCGCGCGCCGCCCGCTACGGCCTTCTCGCCCGGGAGGCCGAACGGATCGGCGGGGCGGTGCTGGTGAGCGCGCATACGCAGGACGATCAGGCCGAGACATTGCTGATGCGGATGGCGCATGGCTCCGGCCCCGGCGGGCTGGCCGCGATGCGCGAGCGGGCCGACAAGGGCGGGCTGATGCTGGTGCGGCCGCTGCTCGGTATGCCCAAGGCGCGGCTCGTCGCGACGGCCGGGGCGCTGGGTCTGCCCTTCGTCATCGATCCGAGCAATGGCGACCGGCGCTTCGAGCGGGTGCGCTGGCGCGCCCTGATGCCGGGACTTGCCGAGGAGGGCCTGAGCGCGGAGCGACTGGCGCTGCTGGCAAGGCGCATCGCCCGGCTCGACGAGGCCGTCGCGCTGCGGGCGCAGGCCCTGCTGCCGGTCTTGCTGTTGCCGGCCGGTCCGGCGCCGGTGTTGCGCCTGCAGTTCAAGGCGCTGCTGGCGGAGCCTGAGGAAATCGCCCTGCGCGTCGTCGCGCTCGCGCTGAAGGAGGTCGCCGGCGAGAGCGGCGCCGCGCTCCGGTTGGAGCGTCTCGAAGCCTGCGTCGAGACGTTGTGCGAGGCAGCACGGAACGGGGCGCCGGCGGCGCGAACCTTGTCCGGCTGTGTGGTAGCCCTCGGCTCCGACGGGGTGCTGACCTTGCGACGCGAAGGTCCGCGCCGGCGCGGCGTTCACCCTGCGACGTCATAG
- the tolB gene encoding Tol-Pal system beta propeller repeat protein TolB: MLALAGASLLAPVAARAELVIDLRGGSFQPLPIAIADFAGEGGVLVSGVVTNNLKRSGYFAPIDKGRHPEKNPPFDAAPEFGAWKAAGVQALVTGRVSRDGSGRIKAEFRLWDVTTGTQTDGQQYFTDPNNARRVGHIISDAIFTKITGVGGFFDTRVVFVDESGPKENRRKRLAIMDQDGANVRYLTDGSVSVVTPRYSPVSQEVTYMSQRMGEQPRVHVLNIETGQRQIVGNFPDMTSSPRFSPNGARIALSLQQGGNANLYSIDIGSRTTMRLTSTGAIDTSPSYSPDGTQIVFESDRGGSQQLYVMSAGGGEGKRLSFGQGSYSQPTWSPRGDLIAFTKRGSGGFAIGVMRSDGSGERLLTEGFHNEAPNWAPNGQYIMFFRDPGGQSGGKLYMVDITGRVEIPVPTPAFASDPTWSPLLTAAR; this comes from the coding sequence ATGCTCGCTCTTGCCGGAGCTTCGCTGCTCGCGCCTGTGGCCGCTCGTGCCGAACTCGTGATCGATCTGCGCGGCGGCTCGTTCCAGCCCTTGCCGATCGCGATCGCGGACTTTGCCGGCGAGGGCGGGGTGCTGGTCTCCGGCGTCGTCACCAACAACCTGAAGCGCTCGGGCTACTTCGCTCCGATCGACAAGGGCCGCCACCCCGAGAAAAACCCGCCCTTCGATGCCGCGCCCGAGTTCGGCGCCTGGAAGGCGGCCGGCGTGCAGGCGCTGGTGACCGGTCGCGTCTCGCGCGACGGTTCCGGCCGGATCAAGGCCGAGTTCCGGCTCTGGGACGTCACCACCGGGACGCAAACCGACGGGCAGCAATATTTCACCGACCCGAACAATGCCCGCCGCGTCGGGCACATCATCTCGGATGCGATCTTCACGAAGATCACCGGCGTCGGCGGCTTCTTCGACACACGTGTCGTCTTCGTCGACGAATCCGGGCCGAAGGAGAACCGCCGCAAGCGCCTCGCCATCATGGACCAGGACGGCGCCAATGTGCGCTACCTGACCGACGGCAGCGTCTCTGTGGTGACGCCGCGCTATTCGCCGGTGTCGCAGGAAGTGACCTACATGTCGCAGCGCATGGGCGAACAGCCGCGCGTGCATGTGCTCAACATCGAGACCGGCCAGCGCCAGATCGTCGGGAACTTCCCCGACATGACGTCCAGCCCGCGCTTTTCGCCCAACGGCGCCAGGATCGCGCTCAGCCTGCAGCAGGGCGGCAACGCCAATCTCTACTCCATCGATATCGGTTCGCGCACGACGATGCGGCTCACCTCGACGGGTGCGATCGACACCTCGCCGTCCTATTCGCCCGACGGCACTCAGATCGTCTTCGAGAGCGACCGGGGCGGCTCGCAGCAGCTTTATGTGATGAGCGCCGGGGGCGGCGAGGGCAAGCGCCTCTCCTTCGGCCAGGGCTCCTATTCGCAGCCGACATGGTCGCCGCGGGGAGATCTGATCGCCTTCACCAAGCGGGGTTCCGGCGGCTTTGCCATCGGAGTGATGCGGTCGGACGGCTCGGGCGAGCGCCTGCTGACCGAGGGCTTCCACAACGAGGCGCCGAACTGGGCGCCCAACGGCCAGTACATCATGTTCTTCCGCGATCCGGGCGGGCAGTCCGGCGGCAAGCTCTACATGGTCGATATCACCGGCCGTGTCGAAATTCCGGTGCCGACCCCGGCCTTCGCCTCGGACCCGACCTGGTCGCCACTCCTGACGGCGGCGCGCTGA
- the ybgF gene encoding tol-pal system protein YbgF codes for MLRQFRLDARVRSGLAALALGVAVSCLSLPATAQDAADLVVRTARMENQIRQLSGQIEQLQFENKRLSEQLRKFQEDVDFRLTERGGGRSSGAAAPGNAAPPAGAAPRPQPQRRGDAFDPSVQQGAAGAPRPLNGSIGAILEDEFAEGGAGQGPLDLQGVGRNVPQGGLPPQTAPRGPSVAAASGPASAKDAYDLAYASILRKEYEQAEMGFRQFLQSYPRDRLAIDATYWLGESYLQRKRYREAAEQFLKVSSDAPKSTKAPESLLRLGISLNGLGARDQACATYAKVGVEYPSAPNSVRQGIERERRRSGCA; via the coding sequence ATGCTCCGACAGTTTCGCCTCGATGCCAGGGTCCGTTCCGGCCTCGCCGCGCTTGCCCTCGGTGTGGCGGTATCCTGCCTCAGCCTGCCCGCGACGGCGCAGGATGCTGCCGATCTGGTCGTGCGGACCGCGCGGATGGAGAATCAGATCCGTCAGCTTTCGGGGCAGATCGAGCAGTTGCAGTTCGAGAACAAGCGCCTGAGCGAACAGCTTCGCAAATTCCAGGAAGACGTCGATTTCCGCCTGACCGAGCGCGGCGGTGGACGTTCGAGCGGGGCTGCCGCGCCGGGCAATGCCGCGCCTCCGGCGGGTGCCGCTCCCCGGCCGCAGCCCCAGCGCCGCGGCGATGCCTTCGATCCCAGCGTACAGCAGGGCGCGGCGGGTGCGCCGCGTCCGCTCAATGGCAGCATCGGCGCCATCCTGGAGGACGAGTTCGCCGAGGGCGGCGCGGGCCAGGGGCCGCTCGACCTGCAGGGCGTCGGACGCAACGTGCCGCAGGGCGGGCTGCCTCCGCAGACCGCTCCGCGCGGGCCCAGCGTGGCTGCCGCCAGCGGGCCGGCGAGCGCCAAGGACGCCTACGACCTCGCCTATGCCTCGATCCTGCGCAAGGAATACGAGCAGGCGGAGATGGGTTTCCGCCAGTTTCTGCAAAGCTATCCGCGCGACCGCCTCGCCATCGACGCGACCTATTGGCTGGGCGAGAGCTATCTGCAGCGCAAGCGTTACCGCGAAGCGGCCGAGCAATTCCTGAAGGTTAGCAGCGACGCCCCGAAATCGACCAAGGCGCCCGAAAGCCTGCTGCGCCTCGGCATCTCCCTGAATGGGCTCGGCGCCAGGGACCAGGCCTGCGCAACCTACGCCAAGGTCGGGGTCGAGTACCCGTCCGCGCCGAATTCGGTGCGGCAGGGTATCGAACGCGAGCGGCGGCGTTCAGGCTGCGCTTGA
- a CDS encoding Rrf2 family transcriptional regulator has product MKNDSRLSGVLHVLLHMAESAGPVTSEVLARAMQTNPVVIRRILAGLRERGYVRSEKGHGGGWILARDLAEISLRDVYEALGDPALLAIGHRSEQPTCLVEQAVNAALADSFHEAEAFLLARLGGITLQTLSTDFHARLALRRRPESSCP; this is encoded by the coding sequence ATGAAAAATGACAGCCGCCTGTCGGGCGTCCTCCATGTCCTGCTGCACATGGCCGAATCTGCCGGCCCGGTCACATCCGAAGTCTTGGCTCGCGCCATGCAGACCAACCCGGTCGTCATCCGGCGGATCCTGGCCGGCCTGCGCGAGCGCGGTTACGTCCGCTCTGAGAAGGGCCATGGCGGCGGCTGGATCCTTGCCCGCGATCTGGCTGAGATCAGCTTGCGAGATGTGTATGAAGCGCTCGGCGACCCTGCGTTGCTCGCGATCGGCCACCGGAGCGAACAGCCCACCTGCCTGGTCGAACAGGCCGTCAATGCCGCACTGGCCGACAGCTTCCACGAGGCCGAGGCGTTCCTGCTCGCGAGACTCGGCGGGATCACGCTCCAGACGCTGAGCACCGATTTCCATGCGCGTCTGGCCCTGAGAAGACGACCGGAAAGTTCATGCCCATGA
- a CDS encoding biopolymer transporter ExbD has translation MGMSAASGAKSGGRRGRRGRKHGAIAEINMTPFIDVMLVLLIIFMVAAPLIATGVPLDLPQTGAKPINVDQKPITIAIDGKGQIFLQDQPTLEPDLVTKLQGLAKQGFDERIYVRGDRMVDYGRVASVMSTITSAGFKRVALVTEPATK, from the coding sequence ATGGGCATGTCAGCAGCATCCGGCGCCAAGTCCGGGGGACGACGCGGCCGGCGCGGCCGCAAGCACGGCGCCATCGCCGAGATCAACATGACGCCGTTCATCGATGTCATGCTGGTGCTGCTGATCATCTTCATGGTCGCGGCGCCGCTGATCGCGACCGGGGTGCCGCTCGACCTGCCGCAGACCGGCGCCAAACCGATCAATGTCGACCAGAAGCCGATCACGATCGCGATCGACGGCAAGGGCCAGATCTTCCTGCAGGATCAGCCAACGCTGGAGCCGGACCTGGTCACCAAGCTGCAGGGGCTCGCGAAGCAGGGCTTCGACGAGCGCATCTATGTGCGCGGCGACCGCATGGTCGATTACGGGCGCGTCGCCTCGGTGATGTCGACGATCACCTCGGCTGGCTTCAAGCGGGTCGCGCTCGTCACCGAGCCGGCGACGAAGTGA
- the tolA gene encoding cell envelope integrity protein TolA codes for MKLSTSEPGMVMSALGHATFLVAGLLAFSSPAPLPENEEAIAVEMVDASALNQVTRGERKAEKVQAQPIQRAERQSEIVERKEEGEAKQDAPAPPSRPAELKTADDNASAPLPPSRAANLPKPEQKPPEPVKQPPQKTGPSAAEIAEQKREELAKLAEEAELASKAKQAEEAAKAAAKAKTEAEANARAEAQAKAKAEALAKAEAAEAAKEKAELAAKAKAEAEAKAKIAAAAKAKQEAEAKAKREAEIAKNFNPSDISKLLQSKEQAQSTGSAAPQVNRTASLGTERGASQKLSPSLRGQLIGIIQDQLMKCWNVPIALANARGAVVPQVRMKLNTDGSLVGQPGVVNSSSDPLFAVAASSALTATRRCAPLRIPAQFAAYYDDWRDVVVNFDARDVL; via the coding sequence GTGAAGCTTTCGACCTCCGAACCGGGCATGGTGATGTCGGCGCTCGGCCACGCGACGTTCCTCGTCGCGGGGCTGTTGGCGTTTTCCTCGCCTGCGCCGTTGCCGGAGAACGAGGAGGCGATCGCGGTCGAGATGGTCGATGCGAGCGCGCTGAATCAGGTCACGCGCGGCGAGCGCAAGGCCGAGAAGGTCCAGGCGCAGCCGATCCAGCGCGCCGAGCGCCAGTCCGAGATCGTCGAGCGCAAGGAGGAAGGCGAGGCCAAGCAGGACGCGCCCGCGCCGCCGAGCCGCCCGGCCGAACTCAAGACCGCCGACGACAACGCATCCGCCCCGCTGCCGCCCTCGCGCGCCGCCAATCTGCCGAAGCCCGAGCAGAAGCCGCCGGAGCCGGTCAAGCAGCCGCCGCAGAAGACCGGCCCGAGCGCCGCCGAGATCGCCGAACAGAAGCGCGAGGAACTGGCGAAGCTGGCCGAGGAGGCCGAACTCGCCTCGAAGGCCAAGCAGGCCGAGGAGGCGGCCAAGGCCGCCGCCAAGGCGAAGACCGAGGCTGAGGCGAACGCGCGGGCCGAGGCCCAGGCCAAAGCCAAGGCGGAAGCCCTGGCCAAGGCCGAAGCGGCGGAAGCCGCGAAGGAGAAGGCTGAACTCGCCGCCAAGGCGAAGGCCGAAGCCGAGGCCAAGGCCAAGATCGCCGCCGCCGCCAAGGCCAAGCAGGAGGCAGAGGCCAAGGCCAAGCGCGAGGCGGAGATCGCCAAGAACTTCAATCCGAGCGACATCTCCAAGCTGCTGCAGTCGAAGGAACAGGCCCAGTCGACCGGCTCGGCCGCGCCGCAGGTCAACCGCACCGCGTCGCTCGGCACGGAGCGGGGGGCTTCGCAGAAGCTCAGCCCGTCGTTGCGCGGCCAGTTGATCGGCATCATCCAGGACCAGCTCATGAAGTGCTGGAATGTGCCGATCGCGCTCGCCAATGCGCGCGGTGCCGTGGTGCCGCAGGTCCGGATGAAGCTGAACACGGACGGCTCGCTCGTCGGCCAGCCGGGCGTGGTGAATTCCTCGTCCGATCCGCTTTTCGCGGTCGCTGCCAGCTCGGCCCTGACCGCCACCCGCCGCTGCGCGCCTTTGCGCATCCCGGCTCAATTCGCCGCCTATTATGACGACTGGCGCGATGTCGTCGTCAATTTCGACGCAAGGGACGTCCTGTGA
- the tolQ gene encoding protein TolQ, producing MNPADVAQAAPQIDMSFWTLFWHAHIVVKLVMMGLLGASIWCWSIIIDKTLLYRRTRRDMDAFEEVFWSGRSLEELYRDLAAKPANDMAAVFVAAMREWKRSFENGGRSVASLSQRIDKVLDVTIQRETERLENKLLVLSTIASAAPFIGLFGTVWGIMHSFTAIAVSKNSSLAVVAPGIAEALFATAIGLFAAIPALMAYNKLQSEVARASSRLEAFADEFSAILSRQIDERLAA from the coding sequence ATGAACCCCGCCGACGTCGCGCAGGCCGCGCCGCAGATCGACATGTCGTTCTGGACCCTGTTCTGGCACGCCCATATCGTCGTCAAGCTGGTCATGATGGGCCTGCTCGGCGCCTCGATCTGGTGCTGGTCGATCATCATCGACAAGACGCTGCTCTACCGGCGCACGCGCCGCGACATGGATGCCTTCGAGGAGGTGTTCTGGTCGGGGCGTTCGCTGGAGGAGCTTTATCGCGACCTCGCCGCCAAGCCCGCCAACGACATGGCAGCCGTTTTCGTCGCGGCGATGCGCGAATGGAAGCGCTCGTTCGAGAATGGCGGGCGCTCGGTCGCCAGCCTGTCGCAGCGCATCGACAAGGTGCTCGACGTCACGATCCAGCGCGAGACCGAGCGGCTCGAAAACAAGCTGCTGGTGCTGTCGACGATCGCGTCGGCCGCGCCCTTCATCGGCCTGTTCGGCACGGTCTGGGGCATCATGCATTCCTTCACCGCGATCGCGGTCTCCAAGAACTCCTCGCTCGCCGTGGTGGCGCCCGGCATCGCCGAGGCGCTGTTTGCCACCGCAATTGGCCTCTTCGCCGCGATTCCGGCACTGATGGCCTATAACAAGCTGCAGTCCGAGGTCGCCAGGGCGTCGAGCCGGCTGGAGGCCTTCGCCGACGAGTTCTCCGCGATCCTGTCGCGGCAGATCGACGAGCGGCTGGCGGCGTGA